From a region of the Rhodospirillales bacterium genome:
- a CDS encoding Rne/Rng family ribonuclease — protein sequence MTKKMLIDAAHPEETRVVVVSGTRLEDFDVEVASRKQLRGNIYLAKVTRVEPSLQAAFVDYGGNRHGFLAFNEIHPDYYQIPVEDRQALIAEDAAASRAERAEGARAGREPSGEEFGEEAPGAESVAEEIPEEGSEIAPVDIAPIETAPVEMPPGDITAVEAERAEGAPENIVGDVAEDIAGPAPGTEVPAGEALSPPPDEGEAPKPAPVEVLGGDSDDDLEVRRPSPARRRRHYKIQEVIKRRQILLVQVVKEERGTKGAALTTYLSLAGRYCVLMPNTARGGGISRKIAGGADRQRLKSVVDELDIPDGMAVIVRTAGAERSKTEIHRDFEYLMRTWAEVRERTLESIAPALVYEEGSIIKRAIRDLYSDDIDEVIVAGEDGYRQARDLMKLLVPSHVKRVQLYTDPSVALLRRYQIEDQLATIHSPQVQLRSGGYIVINQTEALVSIDVNSGR from the coding sequence ATGACCAAAAAAATGCTCATCGACGCCGCCCACCCGGAGGAAACCCGGGTGGTGGTCGTCAGCGGAACACGGCTCGAGGACTTTGACGTCGAGGTTGCATCACGCAAACAGCTCCGCGGCAACATCTATCTGGCGAAGGTGACGAGGGTCGAACCCTCGCTCCAGGCCGCGTTCGTCGACTACGGCGGGAACCGCCACGGGTTCCTCGCTTTCAACGAAATCCATCCCGATTACTATCAGATCCCGGTCGAGGACCGCCAAGCACTCATCGCCGAGGACGCCGCCGCGAGCCGGGCCGAACGCGCCGAGGGTGCGCGCGCCGGGCGCGAGCCGTCCGGCGAGGAATTCGGCGAAGAGGCCCCGGGCGCGGAGTCGGTTGCCGAGGAGATTCCGGAGGAAGGATCGGAGATCGCCCCCGTCGACATCGCTCCCATCGAGACGGCGCCGGTCGAGATGCCCCCCGGCGATATAACCGCGGTCGAGGCGGAGCGGGCCGAAGGCGCCCCGGAAAATATCGTCGGAGACGTTGCCGAGGACATCGCCGGGCCCGCGCCCGGCACGGAGGTTCCCGCCGGCGAGGCGCTTTCCCCGCCCCCCGACGAAGGCGAAGCCCCGAAGCCGGCGCCGGTCGAGGTGCTGGGCGGCGATTCCGACGACGATCTCGAAGTCCGCCGCCCGTCGCCCGCGCGACGGCGGCGCCATTACAAAATTCAGGAAGTCATCAAACGGCGCCAGATCCTGCTCGTGCAGGTGGTCAAGGAAGAGCGCGGCACCAAGGGCGCGGCGCTGACCACGTATCTTTCCCTCGCCGGGCGCTACTGCGTGCTGATGCCCAACACCGCGCGCGGCGGCGGCATTTCGCGCAAGATCGCGGGCGGCGCCGACCGTCAGCGGCTGAAATCGGTGGTCGACGAACTCGACATTCCCGACGGCATGGCGGTGATCGTCCGCACCGCCGGCGCGGAGCGGTCGAAGACCGAGATCCACCGCGACTTCGAATACCTGATGCGGACCTGGGCCGAGGTGCGCGAGCGCACGCTCGAATCAATCGCGCCGGCGCTGGTCTACGAGGAAGGCAGCATCATCAAGCGGGCGATCCGGGACCTCTACAGCGACGACATCGACGAGGTGATCGTCGCCGGCGAGGACGGCTACCGCCAGGCGCGCGACCTGATGAAACTTCTGGTGCCGAGCCACGTCAAACGGGTCCAGCTTTATACCGACCCGTCGGTGGCGCTGCTGCGGCGCTACCAAATCGAGGATCAGCTCGCCACCATCCACAGCCCGCAGGTTCAACTTCGCTCGGGCGGCTACATCGTCATCAACCAGACCGAGGCGCTGGTGTCGATCGACGTCAACTCGGGGCGCG